A genomic segment from Dioscorea cayenensis subsp. rotundata cultivar TDr96_F1 unplaced genomic scaffold, TDr96_F1_v2_PseudoChromosome.rev07_lg8_w22 25.fasta BLBR01000873.1, whole genome shotgun sequence encodes:
- the LOC120255182 gene encoding uncharacterized protein LOC120255182, with the protein MEVGNCGNDGVNARSTKGKCGTPNKRWKAEFDNFLIPLLVEQANKGLKCDKSFKRVAFAHAASAMNTKFNTNFIVENVENHYQILKSRYVEIKKARDLSGAGWDDEPKMIILNLIVAFTYTEKNVGDEDNENENSESPSQTS; encoded by the exons ATGGAAGTTGGGAATTGCGGAAATGATGGTGTGAATGCGAGGTCTACCAAAGGAAAATGTGGAACTCCCAACAAGAGATGGAAGGCAGAATTCGATAATTTTTTGATTCCGTTGTTGGTTGAGCAAGCTAACAAAGGGTTGAAATGTGACAAATCTTTCAAAAGAGTTGCTTTTGCTCATGCTGCGTCCGCTATGAACACCAAATTTAACACCAATTTCATAGTGGAAAACGTTGAGAACCATTACCAGATTTTGAAATCTCGATATGTGGAGATAAAAAAGGCAAGAGACTTGAGTGGGGCGGGATGGGATGATGAACCCAAAATGATTATCCTCAACCTAATCGTTGCATTCACCTATACGGAG AAAAATGTTGGAGATGAAGATAATGAGAATGAGAACTCGGAGTCACCCAGTCAAACAAGCTAA